The Schizosaccharomyces pombe strain 972h- genome assembly, chromosome: I genome contains a region encoding:
- the igo1 gene encoding serine/threonine protein phosphatase inhibitor Igo1 codes for MVRTRKWMLSTTIIAMSSSNSEQKVDVAKLSPEEQKLFRLYGRLPQRKDLLVQKLQQGRKYFDSGDYALNKAGKASDSGITCIGKEIPSPDTIPHRVVSAGSPNKEPSLHTKRPSESSPSGASSRRESVTRHDLESNEN; via the exons ATGGTAAGAACGCGCAAATGGATGTTGTCAACAACCATAATCGCCATGTCTTCTAGCAATTCAGAGCAGAAAGTAGACGTTGCA AAATTAAGTCCAGAAGAACAGAAGCTTTTCCGTTTGTATGGACGACTTCCTCAGCGAAAGGATCTATTAGTTCAAAAATTACAG CAAGGTAGAAAATACTTTGATTCAGGCGACTATGCCTTAAACAAAGCTGGAAAGGCCTCCGATTCAGGTATCACTTGTATTGGTAAGGAGATTCCCTCTCCTGACACAATTCCTCACCGTGTTGTCAGTGCTGGGTCTCCTAATAAAGAGCCGTCTCTTCACACGAAACGACCCTCAGAGTCCTCGCCTAGTGGTGCCAGTAGCAGAAGGGAATCTGTCACGCGACACGACTTGGAAAGCAATGAAAATTGA
- a CDS encoding bifunctional phosphoprotein phospatase/[pyruvate dehydrogenase (acetyl-transferring)]-phosphatase, with amino-acid sequence MNFFTSAVGSKVFKRNNFKYVAIAASSIGLAAYHIRKDAIALDIPNSTYQHVSKNRVPPTDGDGITKRLKEFERTVTVNKDGIFRYDFNQVASNDPCEDDHVEVIDRNIDEGNWYFWGIFDGHSGWNTSLFLRQHLVPAVVRELQKCTASYYHQNACPSSLALDKSISEAFAKVDHQIVHEHVSHVFNNPESLQVAASLLLPALSGSCALLTSYSAKSKSLQVACTGDSRAVLGECTPDGSWEAIPLSRDQTGMNPDEASRLEVEHPGEEVLRNNRILGRLMPSRAFGDARYKWSQEISERLHREYFSASPIPVKTPPYVTAVPEIESITVNPKKHRFLIMASDGLWDTMSSEQAVQLVGEWADTVLGKTTNEKNTTQDDKQSWSLFKKTSKVIDDNAATHLIRHSLGGSDQRISALLTLTYPISRRYRDDITVTVIFFDEKTL; translated from the coding sequence atgaatttttttacctcAGCCGTTGGTTCGAAAGTGTTTAAGCGTAACAACTTTAAATATGTCGCTATAGCCGCTTCCTCCATTGGATTAGCTGCTTACCATATTCGTAAGGATGCGATTGCCTTGGACATACCTAATAGCACTTATCAGCATGTTTCTAAAAATCGGGTTCCTCCCACGGATGGGGATGGTATCACAAAACGCCTGAAAGAGTTTGAGCGAACGGTAACCGTCAACAAAGATGGCATCTTTCGCTACGACTTCAATCAGGTTGCCAGCAATGATCCTTGCGAAGACGATCATGTAGAGGTAATAGATCGAAACATCGATGAAGGGAATTGGTATTTTTGGGGTATTTTTGACGGACATTCCGGTTGGAATacttctcttttcttaCGCCAGCACCTAGTTCCAGCAGTCGTTAGGGAATTGCAAAAGTGTACTGCATCTTACTATCATCAAAATGCTTGTCCTTCATCTCTTGCGCTCGATAAGTCGATCAGTGAGGCATTTGCCAAAGTTGACCATCAAATTGTACACGAGCATGTCTCCCATGTATTCAACAATCCAGAGTCACTCCAAGTAGCCGCTAGTCTATTGTTACCCGCTCTATCAGGATCGTGCGCTCTTCTTACTTCGTATTCAGCAAAATCTAAGAGTCTTCAGGTTGCCTGTACTGGTGATTCGCGGGCTGTTCTTGGAGAATGTACGCCCGATGGCTCTTGGGAAGCTATCCCACTTAGTCGCGATCAAACTGGAATGAATCCTGATGAAGCATCTCGCTTGGAAGTTGAGCATCCAGGCGAAGAAGTCCTTCGTAATAACAGGATTCTTGGACGTCTTATGCCTTCAAGAGCCTTTGGCGACGCTCGTTACAAATGGTCCCAGGAAATTAGCGAGAGACTACACAGAGAATATTTTTCCGCTTCACCCATCCCTGTTAAAACTCCTCCATATGTTACTGCGGTCCCTGAAATTGAAAGTATCACCGTGAATCCAAAGAAGCATCGCTTTCTAATTATGGCTTCCGATGGCCTTTGGGACACTATGTCCAGTGAACAAGCAGTACAATTGGTCGGAGAATGGGCAGATACAGTTTTGGGTAAAACTACCAACGAAAAGAACACAACTCAGGATGACAAACAATCATGGTCGCTGTTTAAGAAAACATCAAAGGTCATTGATGATAATGCTGCCACGCACCTTATTCGACATTCTTTGGGTGGAAGCGACCAAAGAATATCTGCTTTATTAACCTTGACTTATCCAATTTCAAGAAGGTATCGTGACGACATAACTGTTACGGTGATCTTTTTCGACGAAAAAACTTTGTAG
- the alg13 gene encoding N-acetylglucosaminyldiphosphodolichol N-acetylglucosaminyltransferase Alg13, protein MNAFVTVGSTQFDDLIRAVLKPEFQHCLVKHGINQLIVQYGKGKQAFGDPKSVAGLTILGFDYAPEIESYIHDASIVISHAGAGSILQTLRSGKRLLVVPNESLMDNHQVELATKLASMNYLVTCSTSNLVEGLEELYPKILTPFPKSDCSTFQKVMQDVAR, encoded by the coding sequence ATGAATGCATTTGTAACAGTGGGCTCTACACAATTCGATGATCTTATCCGAGCCGTTTTGAAGCCCGAGTTTCAGCATTGTTTGGTGAAACATGGCATTAATCAACTGATTGTTCAGTACggaaaaggaaaacagGCATTTGGAGACCCCAAAAGCGTTGCTGGTTTGACCATCCTGGGCTTTGACTATGCTCCAGAAATTGAATCCTACATTCATGATGCTAGTATAGTCATCTCTCATGCAGGAGCCGGAAGCATCTTACAGACTCTTCGTTCTGGAAAACGTTTGCTAGTGGTACCAAATGAATCTTTAATGGACAACCATCAAGTTGAACTGGCTACCAAATTAGCCTCGATGAATTATTTGGTTACGTGCTCAACTTCAAACTTGGTAGAAGGCTTGGAAGAGCTGTACCCAAAAATATTGACCCCTTTTCCAAAGTCTGATTGCTCAACCTTTCAAAAAGTCATGCAAGACGTCGCTAGGTAA